CAAACCTCAACAGAAGAAGCTGCCGGCTTCGCCAGCAGTCAAGAAAGCACAACCTCAACAGATACCGGCGGTTCTGATACCCAGACAACCACAGGTCAAACCACTGAGGCCGCTGCCGGCGAAACTACCGCCGGTGAAACTTCCGCCGGCACCGGCGGGGGAACGCCAACTGCCGGGCAAGAAGAGGGGGGCAGTGCTGCCGATCAAGGCCCCACCCTGGAGGGGCCCACGGAATTGCCCCCGACCGGGGCTAACGTCAATTGGCAATTGGCCCCCGTAGCTTTGGGACTGGTGATCTTGTTGCTCGGCGCGGGCGCCTCGGCGATGAGGTTCAAAAAATAGCGCCGGGGAAGATGAATATTTTTGAAGATGTAAAAACGTCGCTGGTCGAAGAAGAAGTGCAAACGCTCATGGCTACCGGGGCCGTCAAAATCGAGCGCATTGTGTCAACCGGCCAGCAATCCCCGGAGGGGTTTTGGTACGATCAGGAGACGCATGAGTGGGTGCTGGTGCTGGCCGGAAGAGGGGTGATTGAATATGAAAACGGCAGCCGGATCGAACTAAAGCCGGGGGATCACCTTCACATCCCGGCTCACCAGAAACACCGTGTCAAAGAAACAAGCCGCCAAGAACCAACGGTTTGGCTGGCCGTTCACTACAAATAACGTGCCAATTATCTTACGGCTGTGAATTTACAGCCGTATTTTTTTGCGACTTTAATGTAAAAAATACTTGACACAATGTACGTTCTATGTTACAATATGTCTGTTATACATTACTGAAAGTAAACAAAATATTACACAAGGAGCAACTATGTCTTACGAAGAGAAAAACATCACCGTAGCTCTGTTCAGCCACTTGTTGATTGGCGGGTACTATCTGGTAAATTTATGGCAAATGTACTACGGCGAAGGCTTAAACGCGGCCAAAGTTTTTAGCCTGTGGGCCATTGTCATTGTAACCACAATTCTGGTCAGTATTGTGGGCAATATCCTCACCAACATTCTGCTCGCCATTGTTCAGGCCGTCAAAACAAAAACATGTGAAGAAGAACGTTTTATCGCCGATGAGCGCGACAAATTGATTGAACTGAGAGGGACAAAGCACGCCTATATCGTTTTCTCCATTGGCGTCTTTCTGGCCATGCTCAC
This genomic interval from Anaerolineae bacterium contains the following:
- a CDS encoding cupin domain-containing protein, coding for MNIFEDVKTSLVEEEVQTLMATGAVKIERIVSTGQQSPEGFWYDQETHEWVLVLAGRGVIEYENGSRIELKPGDHLHIPAHQKHRVKETSRQEPTVWLAVHYK